One window from the genome of Salvia miltiorrhiza cultivar Shanhuang (shh) chromosome 7, IMPLAD_Smil_shh, whole genome shotgun sequence encodes:
- the LOC130994463 gene encoding putative late blight resistance protein homolog R1C-3, protein MAAYGALVSLMHIIDRLEKHPSPPISIHKQQVESLTQNVTFLQEFLDAYISPVVDDHEADPLERRIADAVYAAEDVIESQIVLQIDNRSKIPGKMSSFINLFRARCKCSTIDRNELEVGVNAAEDFYHDLQQVIEEMNSISTAADQLQRKVSSTHAASSSTVIKKDVLEIVAAAQLPRKVSSTHAASSSSVKESMMVGFKEVLLEVLDKLTGGQRSRKIIPIMGMGGIGKTTLARHLFEHALVKEHFDICAWTTISQTYNVRETLREVLFQASGDSGSDLNEVELGEKLYKYLYDRRYLIIMDDMWSIEVWDKIRSSFPDCNDGSRIIVTTRLSNLTSQLGESYGVGMKFLDEASSWDLFTNTVFGGESFPHELENIGKNIVANCKGLPLSIATIGGLLAKSDRTREYWVRIEQNLNSIVITNNDEFCLKILRLSYTYLPNYLKPCFLYMGVFEEDRRIRVSMLKKLWVSEGFLKPVSGKCLETIADEYLKELVDRNPLLEKRT, encoded by the coding sequence ATGGCGGCTTATGGAGCTCTGGTTTCTCTTATGCATATCATAGATCGCCTTGAAAAACATCCTTCCCCTCCAATTTCTATCCACAAACAGCAAGTtgaatctctcactcaaaaTGTGACCTTCTTGCAGGAATTTCTTGATGCTTATATTTCCCCAGTTGTGGATGACCATGAGGCGGATCCATTGGAGCGTCGCATTGCTGATGCAGTTTATGCAGCTGAGGATGTCATCGAATCCCAAATTGTGCTTCAAATTGATAATCGATCCAAAATTCCTGGGAAGATGTCCAGTTTTATCAACTTGTTTCGAGCTCGGTGCAAATGCTCAACTATTGATAGAAATGAATTGGAGGTCGGTGTAAATGCAGCTGAGGACTTCTATCACGATCTGCAACAAGTGATAGAAGAAATGAATTCAATCTCAACCGCAGCTGATCAACTGCAGAGAAAGGTCTCCTCAACTCATGCTGCCTCCTCTTCCACTGTtatcaagaaggatgtcttgGAGATTGTTGCCGCAGCTCAACTGCCGAGAAAGGTCTCCTCAACTCATGCTGCCTCCTCTTCCTCTGTGAAGGAAAGCATGATGGTGGGCTTCAAGGAGGTGTTACTTGAAGTGCTGGATAAGCTCACCGGAGGCCAACGCAGTCGCAAAATCATCCCAATCATGGGGATGGGCGGCattggtaagaccactcttgcccgACATCTATTTGAGCATGCGCTTGTTAAAGAGcattttgatatttgtgcttggACTACAATTTCTCAAACTTATAATGTGAGAGAAACACTTAGAGAAGTTCTTTTCCAAGCAAGTGGGGATTCGGGTAGTGATCTGAATGAGGTTGAATTGGGAGAAAAATTGTATAAGTATTTATACGATAGGAGGTATCTCATAAttatggatgatatgtggagtataGAGGTGTGGGACAAGATCAGGTCTTCCTTTCCTGATTGCAATGATGGGAGTCGAATCATTGTAACAACTAGGCTGTCAAACTTGACTTCGCAGTTGGGTGAGTCTTATGGCGTTGGTATGAAATTTCTAGATGAGGCTAGTAGTTGGGATTTGTTCACCAACACTGTGTTTGGGGGAGAAAGTTTCCCTCATGAGTTGGAGAACATCGGAAAGAATATTGTAGCAAATTGTAAAGGGCTTCCTTTATCAATTGCTACAATTGGAGGTCTTTTGGCAAAATCTGACCGTACAAGAGAATATTGGGTGCGTATAGagcaaaatttaaattcaattgtGATTACGAATAATGATGAATTTTGCTTGAAAATATTGCGATTGAGCTATACCTATCTGCCCAACTATTTGAAGCCATGTTTTTTGTATATGGGTGTTTTTGAGGAAGATCGTAGAATTCGTGTCTCAATGCTGAAGAAGCTATGGGTTTCTGAAGGATTTTTGAAACCCGTGAGTGGAAAATGTTTGGAAACAATAGCAGATGAGTACTTGAAGGAGTTGGTAGATAGAAAtccactactagaaaaacgcacatag